The following are from one region of the Plasmodium cynomolgi strain B DNA, chromosome 1, whole genome shotgun sequence genome:
- a CDS encoding 50S ribosomal protein L1 (putative), producing the protein MKRLLLLHPHVGSGGLQAQEPFSQVRRWKKYIPFYDVKKRYKEKARGDEARSEVARSDEAKEVRGVENMNASQVGGDDTQSSLAEQRNGETTQQLGCENLVPPVSPMKGLKLLLSCRHMQSGYPHRGDASPMEESTIHKEESTNQKEEKINFNLIIKIDIKRESLRGMCNLTHSVDRNKKILVLVDEDHQTLKKAGADYVGLEYINKIKNGWLDFHICLSDFKNINKILPVAKILGPKKLMPNVKSNTLVHNLVDAILSIKSGNRIEYRSEQVDTETFDLFNHIYQFRNVHLGSIASLNVNIASTEMNPYDTLENMKCFVTEILKCNIHSSHMEKDAKANFTWPPVTCKRKKKKLMHVQGGNPLLVGGEHQHSESFLLGAYVTVPGVPKIFLHPHLLLPHSEGYSV; encoded by the coding sequence ATGAAGAGGCTCCTGCTACTGCACCCCCACGTGGGTAGTGGCGGTCTCCAAGCGCAGGAACCATTTTCCCAAGTACGCAGATGGAAAAAGTACATACCCTTTTATGATGTCAAAAAGAGGTACAAGGAAAAGGCGAGGGGTGATGAGGCAAGGAGTGAAGTGGCGAGGAGTGATGAAGCGAAAGAGGTGAGGGGGgtggaaaatatgaacgcAAGCCAAGTTGGTGGAGACGATACACAGTCCAGTTTGGCTGAGCAAAGAAATGGAGAGACGACTCAACAGCTTGGGTGCGAAAATCTCGTCCCCCCAGTGTCCCCTATGAAAGGGCTAAAGCTCCTCCTAAGCTGTAGACATATGCAGAGCGGCTACCCTCACAGGGGTGATGCCTCCCCCATGGAGGAGAGTACCATCCACAAGGAGGAAAGCACCAaccagaaggaggaaaaaattaacttcaATTTAATCATCAAAATTGATATCAAAAGAGAGTCCCTGAGAGGCATGTGTAACCTTACTCACAGTGTCGacaggaacaaaaaaatactcgTTCTAGTCGATGAAGACCATCAGACCTTAAAGAAAGCTGGAGCAGATTATGTAGGGTTagaatatattaacaaaataaaaaacggaTGGCTCGATTTTCACATATGTCTCTccgattttaaaaatattaataaaattctcCCCGTTGCAAAGATATTAGGACCGAAGAAATTAATGCCTAACGTTAAGTCCAATACGTTGGTACACAACTTGGTTGATGCCATCCTGTCCATAAAGAGTGGGAACAGAATTGAGTACCGAAGTGAACAGGTAGACACAGAGACGTTTGATTTGTTTAATCACATCTACCAGTTTAGGAATGTCCATTTGGGTTCTATAGCTAGCTTGAATGTAAATATTGCATCTACCGAGATGAACCCGTACGACACGCTCGAAAATATGAAATGCTTCGTCACCGAAATTTTGAAGTGTAATATTCACTCGAGTCACATGGAGAAGGATGCGAAGGCTAACTTCACGTGGCCACCTGTCACTtgcaagaggaagaagaaaaagctgATGCACGTGCAGGGAGGCAATCCCCTCCTGGTCGGTGGGGAGCATCAGCACTCCGAGTCCTTCCTCCTTGGGGCCTACGTCACTGTGCCTGGCGttccaaaaatatttctacacCCGCACCTGCTGCTCCCCCACTCGGAGGGCTACTCCGTC
- a CDS encoding cell division cycle ATPase (putative) has product MNLPVLWLPPSAQITMGDFLCLALAKKNNFSSISTDIFKDQSPHGKGNKEWKSHVVNVDASQKGEQQGGCKILKGEKQQSSLGITVDAKGERSGSSGSSERSDNSENSDDSRGGNARRCSNAPTGETNQRNPPSEEQMNILQNNLIRGVINKFWPFGEKKDEARRKEGTSNGSGHGGGGGEGGGDPPDPDKQPWWANQSRGNQPKERSSEGDPSEEAPSEEAPSEGAPSEGASPEERPPRETHRPSRGTDHDKETNFLLKALETGKFPSYCLVENIDENLDNCEIYMSKEKMEELNLSEGFTVLLKGKKKKEMLAVTKLDKKLKKHFVVISFAMKKNLRLMHNDIIKIYPLMKVSPLRTVVLSPFSDTVGGLTKRELEEEVLKPYLKGSLKPLCDNTTMYIPHKGKKIEFRVVKLLKERGDEEEGHRQDEERSTGGVDIPTSQQYGYVGDNAIITLDEEYLNREDYEEHTDDITYEDLGGMKKQLNKIRELIELPLKYPEIFISIGISAPKGVLMHGIPGTGKTSIAKAIANESNAYCYIINGPEIMSKHIGESEQKLRKIFKKASEKTPCIIFIDEIDSIANKRSKSTNELEKRVVSQLLTLMDGLKKNNNVLVLAATNRPNSIDPALRRFGRFDREIEIPVPDEQGRYEILLTKTKKMKLDADVNLRKIAKECHGYVGADLAQLCFEAAIQCIKEHVHFLDLDEEDFIEFMKISVDERRGTDGEGTVSGESSVSPGGEGVKGRSGFFFFQRGEPKLAAKSAKSAKSAASSKSANSEASTPLSKSGERADTKNAERLDSRAKKIPPYILSKLTIKAKHFQHALNICNPSSLRERQVQIPTVTWDDIGGMHEVKEQLKETILYPLEYKHLYAKFNSNYNKGILLYGPPGCGKTLLAKAIANECNANFISVKGPELLTMWFGESEANVRDLFDKARAASPCIIFFDEIDSLAKERNSSNNNDASDRVINQILTEIDGINEKKTIFIIAATNRPDILDKALTRPGRLDKLIYISLPDYKSRFSIFKAILKNTPLSKDVDLYDMAKRTEGFSGADITNLCQSAVNEAIKETIHLINQRKAEKGGAGTRGADDQYDPVPTLAKKHFDLAFKNARISIRPEDVLKYERFKEKLSLQNFD; this is encoded by the exons ATTTTCTTTGCCTTGCTCTGGC gaaaaagaataatttttcttcaatcaGCACGGATATTTTCAAAGATCAGTCTCCTCATGGGAAGGGAAACAAGGAATGGAAGAGCCACGTGGTGAATGTAGACGCTAGCCAGAAGGGTGAGCAGCAAGGGGGGTGTAAAATCctcaagggggagaagcagcagtCCTCGTTAGGCATCACCGTTGATGCAAAAGGTGAGAGAAGTGGGAGCAGTGGGAGCAGTGAGAGAAGTGACAACAGTGAGAACAGTGACGACAGTCGAGGTGGCAATGCAAGACGGTGTAGTAATGCACCCACGGGGGAAACGAATCAGAGAAACCCCCCCTCGGAGGAACAAATGAATATCCTGCAGAACAACCTGATTAGAGGAGTcattaacaaattttggCCGTtcggggagaagaaggacgagGCGCGTAGGAAGGAAGGGACCTCCAACGGCAGTGGGcatgggggaggaggaggagaaggaggaggagaccCGCCAGACCCAGACAAGCAACCATGGTGGGCAAACCAGTCGAGGGGGAACCAGCCCAAGGAGCGTTCCTCAGAAGGAGACCCCTCAGAAGAAGCCCCCTCAGAAGAAGCCCCCTCAGAAGGAGCCCCCTCAGAAGGAGCCTCCCCAGAGGAGCGCCCCCCTAGAGAGACGCACCGACCCAGCAGAGGAACAGACCATGACAAGGAAACGAATTTCCTGCTGAAGGCACTGGAGACGGGGAAGTTCCCCTCCTACTGTCTCGTAGAAAATATTGACGAAAATTTAGATAATTGCGAAATATACAtgagtaaagaaaaaatggaggaactGAATCTGAGTGAAGGGTTCACCGTTTTGttgaaaggaaagaaaaaaaaagaaatgctaGCAGTTACCAAGCtagacaaaaaattaaaaaagcatTTCGTGGTGATCTCCTTTGCGATGAAAAAGAATCTCAGACTTATGCATAACgatattatcaaaatttaTCCACTAATGAAGGTAAGTCCTTTACGAACAGTTGTGCTTAGTCCCTTTAGTGACACTGTCGGAGGGTTAACTAAAAGAGAGTTGGAGGAGGAGGTACTAAAGCCTTACCTGAAAGGGAGCTTAAAGCCGTTGTGTGATAATACAACTATGTATATCCCCCataaggggaagaaaatcgAGTTTAGGGTAGTGAAGCTGCTGAAGGAGAGGggggatgaagaagaaggacacCGACAGGATGAGGAAAGGTCAACTGGAGGAGTAGACATACCCACCTCGCAACAGTACGGTTACGTAGGTGACAATGCCATCATAACGCTGGATGAAGAATACCTGAATAGAGAGGACTACGAAGAGCACACGGATGACATCACGTATGAAGACCTAggaggaatgaaaaaacagCTGAACAAAATTAGGGAACTAATCGAGTTACCACTAAAATATccagaaatatttattagcATAGGGATATCTGCTCCCAAGGGAGTCCTCATGCATGGAATCCCAGGCACAGGAAAAACGTCTATCGCGAAAGCTATTGCTAATGAGAGTAATGCATACtgttatattattaacgGTCCAGAAATTATGTCAAAGCATATAGGAGAATCTGAGCAAAAGTTacgaaaaatttttaaaaaggctaGTGAAAAAACGCCgtgcattatttttatcgatGAAATTGACTCTATTGCAAataaaaggagcaaaagcACGAACGAGTTGGAAAAGAGAGTCGTCTCACAACTTCTAACTCTCATGGatggcttaaaaaaaaacaataacgTGTTAGTTCTAGCTGCCACAAACAGACCCAATTCTATCGACCCTGCTCTTAGACGCTTTGGTCGATTTGACAGAGAAATCGAAATACCCGTTCCAGACGAACAAGGTAGGTACGAAATTTTGCTTaccaaaacgaagaaaatgaagcTCGATGCGGATGTTAATTTAAGAAAGATAGCCAAGGAGTGCCACGGATATGTCGGTGCAGACCTTGCGCAGCTCTGCTTTGAGGCAGCCATTCAGTGTATCAAAGAGCACGTACACTTTTTGGACCTCGACGAGGAAGACTTTATTGAATTTATGAAGATAAGCGTAGATGAGAGGAGGGGCACCGATGGGGAGGGCACCGTTTCGGGGGAAAGCAGTGTCTCTCCTGGTGGGGAGGGGGtcaaggggagaagcgggtttttcttcttccaaaggggggaaccCAAGTTGGCGGCCAAGTCGGCCAAGTCGGCCAAGTCGGCAGCGTCGTCCAAGTCGGCCAATTCGGAAGCGTCGACTCCCCTCTCCAAAAGCGGCGAACGGGCTGATACGAAAAACGCAGAACGACTGGACAGCAGGGCGAAGAAAATCCCACCCTACATCCTCAGCAAATTAACAATCAAGGCGAAGCATTTCCAGCACGCATTGAACATATGTAACCCTAGTTCGCTCAGAGAGAGGCAAGTCCAAATCCCAACCGTGACGTGGGACGACATCGGAGGGATGCATGAAGTGAAGGAACAACTCAAGGAAACCATCCTCTACCCTCTCGAATATAAACACCTATATGCAAAATTTAACTCCAATTACAATAAAGGTATATTGCTTTATGGTCCCCCTGGATGTGGAAAGACACTACTAGCCAAAGCAATCGCAAATGAATGCAACGCTAACTTCATTTCTGTGAAAGGACCAGAATTGCTAACCATGTGGTTTGGTGAGTCGGAGGCTAATGTGAGGGACCTCTTTGATAAAGCGAGAGCAGCTTCTCCCtgtattattttcttcgaCGAAATTGATTCGTTAGCAAAGGAACGAAAcagtagtaataataatgacGCTAGCGACCGAGTGATTAATCAGATCCTCACAGAAATAGATggcataaatgaaaaaaaaactatttttataattgctGCTACGAACCGACCAGATATTCTCGACAAAGCGTTGACCAGACCAGGACGGTTAGACAAgctcatatatatatctctCCCCGATTATAAAAGCAGGTTCAGTATATTTAAggccattttgaagaacacGCCCCTTAGCAAGGATGTGGACCTTTACGATATGGCCAAACGGACGGAGGGCTTTTCCGGGGCGGACATTACGAACCTGTGTCAGAGTGCTGTGAATGAAGCGATTAAAGAAACGATTCACTTGATTAACCAGCGGAAGGCGGAGAAGGGGGGTGCCGGAACGCGGGGTGCGGACGACCAGTACGACCCGGTGCCCACCCTTGCTAAGAAGCACTTCGACTTGGCCTTCAAAAACGCCCGCATCTCCATTCGGCCCGAGGACGTCCTCAAGTACGAGCGCTTTAAGGAGAAGCTCTCCCTGCAGAACTTCGACTGA